One Clostridia bacterium DNA segment encodes these proteins:
- a CDS encoding IS3 family transposase translates to MCKALNVSRSGYYAYLNRPESRRSQENKKLLETIKQIHEGSHKIYGAPQIKRNLPDDQNVSLGRVARIMRANGIRSKTVKKYKATTNSKHNLPVAENLLNQCFTAEKSNQKWVSDITYIWTEEGWLYLAGVMDLYGRKLIGWSMDSRMKTELVVSDLKQAIGRTRASKGLLVHSDRGVQYASKEYQKLLEKHGIICSMSRKGNCYDNAPMESFWGKLKGTGIIAIR, encoded by the coding sequence ATGTGTAAGGCCCTTAATGTGTCAAGAAGCGGATATTATGCATATTTGAATAGGCCTGAAAGCAGGCGCAGCCAAGAAAACAAAAAGCTTCTTGAAACTATCAAGCAGATTCATGAGGGCAGTCATAAAATCTATGGTGCACCACAGATTAAGAGGAATTTACCTGATGATCAGAATGTAAGTTTAGGGCGTGTAGCAAGGATTATGCGAGCTAACGGGATTCGTTCAAAGACAGTCAAGAAGTACAAGGCAACTACAAACTCTAAGCACAACCTTCCGGTAGCAGAAAATCTATTAAACCAGTGTTTTACAGCAGAAAAATCAAATCAAAAATGGGTAAGTGATATTACATATATCTGGACTGAGGAAGGCTGGCTATATCTTGCAGGAGTTATGGATCTTTATGGACGGAAGTTGATTGGTTGGTCGATGGACAGCCGTATGAAAACAGAACTTGTAGTATCTGATTTAAAACAAGCTATTGGAAGAACAAGAGCATCAAAGGGATTATTAGTACATTCAGACCGTGGCGTCCAGTATGCTAGCAAGGAATACCAGAAGCTTCTTGAAAAGCACGGTATTATATGCAGTATGAGCCGAAAAGGCAATTGCTATGATAACGCTCCAATGGAATCCTTCTGGGGTAAATTAAAAGGAACCGGCATAATAGCAATTAGGTGA
- a CDS encoding putative toxin-antitoxin system toxin component, PIN family, whose amino-acid sequence MSHEQLQEVKTVLQRPKFSKYIHPHELDEFISLLSLKTIVPSNYGRINDCRDEKDNMILEATVYGNADFIITGDEDLLILDPYRWIKILSPVAFSKMAEELDTHYSTVRDWVKYYKQDDSNAFPGSGNLKPEDEELRRLRRELADLKEENEILKKLRPTLRKIRNNKVKIYP is encoded by the coding sequence ATGTCCCATGAGCAATTACAGGAAGTAAAGACCGTTTTGCAACGTCCTAAGTTTAGTAAATATATTCATCCCCATGAGCTTGACGAATTTATTAGCCTGTTAAGCTTAAAAACCATCGTACCTTCAAACTACGGAAGGATAAATGACTGTCGAGATGAAAAGGATAATATGATACTGGAAGCAACGGTTTATGGAAATGCCGATTTCATTATAACGGGTGATGAAGATTTACTCATATTAGACCCATACCGTTGGATTAAGATATTAAGTCCTGTCGCATTTAGTAAAATGGCTGAAGAACTTGATACCCACTATTCTACAGTAAGAGACTGGGTAAAGTATTATAAGCAGGATGACAGTAATGCCTTCCCTGGCAGTGGCAACTTGAAACCTGAAGATGAAGAACTTAGAAGGCTTCGTCGTGAGCTTGCAGATCTCAAAGAGGAGAATGAGATATTAAAAAAGCTGCGGCCTACTTTGCGAAAAATCAGAAATAACAAAGTTAAGATTTATCCATGA